In Variovorax sp. OAS795, a single window of DNA contains:
- a CDS encoding branched-chain amino acid ABC transporter permease: MSTLLTILIDGLIYGAWLFLVAAGLTLIFGVMKVLNIAHGNLYAIGAYVAATAMGYWFADRPPSFAAFAIQLGTAVVAGTALGLALDRGVLRRLRGRDEVSLALATYALLLVLDDVIQFIWGTSAYPASAPYGLLGSSEINGLRFNNYEFVLLAAAAAVGLLLWWLLQRTRTGRCLAAIIRDPEMSGAMGIDVERLYLATFMLGAVLAALGGALTAPMIQVAPGLGAEVIVVTFAVIVIGGMGSIPGAAVGALVVGLARAATIHLFPFAEVFIVYAVMALVLAVRPEGLFPQAALRKI; the protein is encoded by the coding sequence ATGTCGACACTCCTCACCATCCTCATCGACGGCCTGATCTACGGCGCCTGGCTCTTTCTCGTGGCGGCCGGGCTGACCCTGATCTTCGGCGTGATGAAGGTCCTGAACATCGCGCACGGCAACCTCTATGCCATTGGCGCGTATGTCGCCGCCACGGCCATGGGCTACTGGTTCGCCGACCGGCCGCCCTCCTTCGCCGCCTTTGCGATCCAGCTCGGCACGGCCGTGGTCGCCGGCACGGCGCTGGGCCTGGCGCTGGATCGCGGCGTGCTGCGCCGCCTGCGGGGGCGCGACGAAGTGTCGCTGGCGCTCGCGACCTATGCGCTGCTGCTGGTGCTGGACGACGTGATCCAGTTCATCTGGGGCACCTCGGCCTATCCGGCCAGCGCGCCCTACGGTCTCCTGGGCAGTTCGGAGATCAATGGCCTGCGCTTCAACAACTACGAGTTCGTATTGCTCGCGGCCGCCGCCGCGGTGGGGCTGCTGCTGTGGTGGCTGCTGCAGCGCACGCGCACCGGGCGCTGTCTCGCGGCCATCATCCGAGATCCCGAGATGTCGGGCGCGATGGGCATCGATGTCGAGCGGCTGTACCTGGCGACCTTCATGCTCGGCGCGGTGCTCGCGGCGCTGGGCGGGGCACTGACCGCGCCCATGATCCAGGTGGCGCCGGGGCTCGGTGCCGAGGTCATCGTCGTGACCTTCGCGGTGATCGTGATCGGCGGCATGGGCAGCATCCCGGGCGCCGCCGTCGGTGCGCTGGTCGTCGGGCTGGCGCGCGCCGCAACCATCCATCTGTTTCCGTTTGCCGAGGTGTTCATCGTCTATGCGGTGATGGCCCTCGTGCTTGCCGTCCGGCCCGAAGGCCTGTTCCCCCAAGCCGCGCTGAGAAAGATATGA
- a CDS encoding GMC family oxidoreductase N-terminal domain-containing protein gives MNTSQDYDYIVVGGGSAGCLLANRLSADPSQRVLLIEAGARDNSIFIRMPAGFSRVFGTHRMWDYQSEPQAGLGGRTAFVPQGRTLGGSGSMNGMIYIRGDRQDYDDWRDGGCTGWGYDDVLPWFRKSEGNQRLSDAYHGAAGPLKVIDTPYRHALNAAFVRSAQEIGLPFNHDFNGASQLGAGFYQITSFEGERGNTARFFLRPAMGRPNLEVRTDLTAARVQFDGTRATGIECLESKGHHASVAFRARREVVLCAGGLGSAKILLQSGVGPGAQLQAVGVPQVKELAGVGRNYQDHLEVPVYGQTREPISLFGHDRGLSALRHGAQWVLFKSGLMTSNVVESGGFFDTDGDGRADIQFHVLPVLVGDADRAPPMVHGITLNPCQLAPRSRGELRLRSNDPLDLPWLDAGALADEDDVRVLREGVRLARRILAAPSLAALVSREIEPLPEFAGDDDAAIDARVRHYAKTVYHPGGTCKMGTDAMAVVDPQLRVHGLQGLRVADVSVMPAIPRGNTNAGTIMIAERAADFLQSERA, from the coding sequence GTGAACACGTCGCAAGACTATGACTACATCGTGGTGGGCGGCGGCTCCGCCGGCTGCCTGCTGGCCAACCGCCTGTCCGCCGACCCGTCGCAGCGCGTGCTGCTGATCGAGGCCGGCGCGCGCGACAACAGCATCTTCATCCGCATGCCGGCCGGCTTCAGCCGCGTGTTCGGCACGCACCGGATGTGGGACTACCAATCCGAGCCGCAGGCCGGCCTGGGCGGCCGGACCGCGTTCGTGCCGCAGGGCCGCACGCTGGGCGGCAGCGGCTCCATGAACGGCATGATCTACATCCGCGGCGATCGCCAGGACTACGACGACTGGCGCGACGGCGGCTGCACCGGCTGGGGCTACGACGACGTGCTGCCGTGGTTTCGCAAGTCCGAGGGAAACCAGCGCCTGTCCGACGCATACCACGGTGCCGCCGGGCCCCTCAAGGTCATCGACACGCCGTACCGCCATGCACTCAACGCCGCGTTCGTGCGCTCCGCGCAGGAGATCGGCCTGCCGTTCAACCACGACTTCAACGGCGCCTCCCAGCTGGGCGCGGGGTTCTACCAGATCACGTCCTTCGAGGGCGAGCGCGGCAACACCGCGCGCTTCTTCCTGCGGCCCGCGATGGGACGCCCGAACCTCGAGGTGCGCACCGACCTGACCGCCGCGCGCGTGCAGTTCGACGGCACGCGCGCCACCGGCATCGAGTGCCTGGAGAGCAAGGGGCATCACGCCAGCGTCGCCTTCCGCGCCAGGCGCGAGGTGGTCCTCTGCGCGGGCGGCCTGGGCAGCGCCAAGATCCTGCTGCAGTCGGGGGTCGGGCCGGGCGCACAGCTGCAGGCGGTCGGGGTTCCGCAGGTGAAGGAGCTGGCCGGCGTCGGCCGCAACTACCAGGACCACCTCGAAGTGCCCGTGTATGGCCAGACGCGCGAGCCGATCAGCCTGTTCGGACACGACCGCGGCCTGTCGGCCCTGCGGCACGGCGCGCAGTGGGTTCTCTTCAAGAGCGGCCTGATGACCTCGAACGTGGTCGAGTCGGGCGGCTTCTTCGACACCGATGGCGACGGTCGCGCGGACATCCAGTTCCACGTGCTGCCGGTGCTGGTCGGCGATGCGGACCGCGCGCCGCCGATGGTGCACGGCATCACGCTCAACCCCTGCCAGCTCGCACCCAGGTCGCGCGGCGAATTGCGCCTGCGCAGCAACGACCCGCTCGACCTGCCGTGGCTGGACGCCGGCGCGCTGGCCGACGAGGACGACGTGCGCGTGCTGCGCGAAGGCGTGCGGCTGGCACGCCGGATCCTTGCCGCGCCGTCGCTCGCGGCGCTGGTGAGCCGGGAGATCGAGCCCCTGCCCGAATTCGCCGGCGACGACGACGCCGCCATCGACGCCCGGGTACGCCACTACGCCAAGACCGTCTACCACCCCGGCGGCACTTGCAAGATGGGGACCGATGCCATGGCGGTGGTCGACCCGCAATTGCGCGTGCACGGCCTGCAGGGGCTGCGCGTCGCCGACGTGTCCGTCATGCCCGCCATCCCGCGCGGCAACACCAACGCCGGCACGATCATGATCGCCGAGCGGGCCGCCGACTTCCTCCAATCCGAAAGGGCCTGA
- a CDS encoding porin produces MKRQFSKKISIAAAMACLLAAGAWAQSPSVSGPATAPDQDARRVESEAQSRARAPSASSISLYGLVDTGVEYLSNVGPGSNRLIRMPSLTGSLPSRWGVRGVEDLGDGLRSVFVLESGFGPDTGSLNQGGRSFGRQAFVGLSGGWGTVTLGRQYTMLFWSLLDADVLGPNVYGSGSLDAYIPNARADNAIVYRGTFGGFTMGASYSLGRDVVNAGPSPAGTNCPGESATDSKACQEWSVLMKYDAARWGAALAVDEIRGGPGAFAGLVSSRLKDRRISANGYVKLGEGQLSAGVIRRNNDASPLTPRSDLWYVGGSYPVLPALTLDAQLFRLGYRNSRNGATLAAVRATYNLSKRTALYATVGHISNDGNLALSVSSGATGSNPAPGGSQMGTMLGMRHSF; encoded by the coding sequence ATGAAAAGACAGTTCTCGAAGAAGATATCGATCGCGGCCGCGATGGCCTGCCTGCTTGCGGCAGGCGCCTGGGCGCAGTCGCCCAGCGTCAGCGGTCCCGCCACGGCCCCCGACCAGGACGCGCGGCGCGTCGAGTCGGAGGCGCAATCGCGCGCACGGGCGCCATCGGCTTCCAGCATCTCGCTCTACGGTCTGGTCGACACCGGCGTCGAGTACCTCAGCAATGTCGGGCCCGGCAGCAACCGCCTGATCCGCATGCCGTCGCTGACGGGCAGCCTGCCGTCGCGTTGGGGCGTTCGCGGCGTGGAGGATCTGGGCGACGGCCTGCGCAGCGTCTTCGTGCTGGAATCGGGCTTCGGGCCGGACACCGGCAGCCTGAACCAGGGAGGCCGCAGCTTCGGGCGGCAGGCCTTCGTGGGGCTGTCCGGCGGCTGGGGCACTGTGACGCTAGGGCGCCAGTACACGATGCTGTTCTGGTCGCTGCTGGACGCCGACGTGCTCGGGCCCAACGTCTATGGCAGCGGCTCGCTCGACGCCTACATCCCGAATGCACGCGCCGACAACGCCATCGTCTACCGCGGCACGTTCGGCGGCTTCACGATGGGAGCCTCCTACAGCCTGGGCCGCGACGTGGTCAACGCCGGGCCAAGTCCGGCAGGCACCAACTGCCCCGGCGAAAGCGCCACCGACAGCAAGGCCTGCCAGGAATGGTCCGTGCTGATGAAGTACGACGCCGCACGCTGGGGCGCAGCCCTCGCCGTCGATGAAATCCGCGGCGGTCCCGGTGCGTTCGCGGGCCTGGTGAGCAGCAGGCTCAAGGACCGGCGAATCTCGGCCAATGGCTATGTGAAGCTGGGCGAGGGACAACTCTCCGCCGGCGTGATCCGGCGGAACAACGACGCCAGCCCGCTCACGCCCCGGAGCGATCTCTGGTACGTGGGCGGAAGCTACCCGGTGCTGCCCGCCCTCACGCTCGATGCACAGCTCTTCCGGCTCGGCTACAGGAACAGCAGGAACGGCGCGACCCTGGCTGCCGTGCGCGCCACCTACAACCTGTCCAAACGCACTGCGCTGTACGCGACGGTGGGGCACATTTCCAACGATGGCAACCTGGCGTTGTCCGTGAGTTCCGGGGCCACCGGGAGCAATCCCGCTCCGGGCGGCTCCCAGATGGGGACCATGCTGGGCATGCGGCATTCGTTCTGA
- a CDS encoding ABC transporter substrate-binding protein yields MKFQSSFRWIAAALGAASLFGAAGAIAQGGKVRIAVVTPLTGPLSVVNGPGQNAARMLADAINKGELPAPYNTGKGMGGKEVELIFLDENGGNAKQVAEFRGLVERQGADAVMGFGSAATCVAIAPVAEELKVLTVMSTCATPRIFEDGKYEYVFRTTGSTTMDSVALALYAQARMPAAKTVGHINPNYALGQDAWRDFSAALKSVKPGIEVVAEQWPTPGSGQYAAEISALATKRPDIIHTSMAGADLEAFFTQMRPRGLHERSKIYAPLLELSMYRMGAQVPDGVVFTARGTNGLFAPKSALNDWFTAAYQGRYKDAPVYTAYQYTNTLLALKAAYDSAAKAGDTGTPALIKALKGRSIETPSGTIRLALGNGHQAIQDMAVGEAFYDAEKKTVSVRNAMRFPAECVNPPEGIKSEAWLAGGMAGRKCEGTVAAK; encoded by the coding sequence ATGAAATTCCAAAGCAGCTTCCGCTGGATCGCCGCCGCGCTCGGCGCGGCCTCCCTGTTCGGCGCCGCGGGCGCCATTGCGCAGGGCGGCAAGGTGCGCATCGCGGTCGTCACGCCATTGACCGGCCCGCTGTCGGTGGTGAACGGCCCGGGCCAGAATGCCGCGCGCATGCTGGCCGACGCCATCAACAAGGGCGAGCTGCCGGCGCCGTACAACACGGGCAAGGGAATGGGCGGCAAGGAAGTCGAACTGATCTTCCTCGACGAGAACGGCGGCAACGCCAAGCAGGTGGCGGAGTTCCGCGGGCTGGTGGAACGGCAAGGCGCCGACGCGGTGATGGGTTTCGGGTCGGCCGCCACCTGCGTGGCGATCGCGCCGGTGGCCGAGGAACTCAAGGTCCTCACGGTGATGTCCACCTGCGCCACGCCGCGCATCTTCGAGGACGGCAAGTACGAGTACGTGTTCCGCACGACGGGTTCCACCACGATGGACAGCGTTGCGCTCGCGCTCTATGCGCAGGCCCGCATGCCGGCCGCAAAGACGGTGGGCCACATCAACCCGAACTACGCGCTGGGGCAGGATGCATGGCGCGACTTCAGCGCCGCGCTCAAGTCGGTGAAGCCCGGCATCGAGGTGGTCGCCGAGCAATGGCCGACACCGGGTTCTGGCCAATACGCGGCGGAGATCTCGGCGCTCGCGACCAAGCGGCCCGACATCATCCACACCTCGATGGCCGGCGCCGACCTGGAGGCGTTCTTCACCCAGATGCGCCCGCGCGGCCTGCATGAGCGCTCGAAGATCTACGCGCCGCTGCTCGAACTGTCCATGTACCGGATGGGTGCACAGGTTCCGGACGGCGTGGTGTTCACCGCACGCGGCACCAACGGGCTGTTCGCGCCCAAGTCGGCGCTCAACGACTGGTTCACCGCCGCCTACCAGGGCCGCTACAAGGACGCGCCGGTGTACACCGCCTACCAGTACACCAACACGCTGCTCGCGCTCAAGGCCGCCTACGACAGCGCCGCCAAGGCGGGCGACACCGGCACGCCGGCCCTGATCAAGGCGCTCAAGGGCCGCAGCATCGAGACCCCGAGCGGCACCATCCGCCTCGCGCTGGGCAACGGCCACCAGGCGATCCAGGACATGGCCGTCGGCGAGGCCTTCTACGACGCCGAGAAGAAGACGGTGTCGGTGCGCAACGCCATGCGCTTCCCTGCCGAATGCGTGAACCCGCCCGAGGGGATCAAGAGCGAGGCCTGGCTGGCGGGCGGCATGGCGGGGCGCAAGTGCGAAGGCACGGTCGCCGCCAAGTGA
- a CDS encoding ATP-binding cassette domain-containing protein, translated as MIETRKLCVAFGPVSILEQVDLDAPPGAVLGVVGHNGAGKTTLMRTLIGALPAASGEVRLDGIDVTGWPSRQRARLGIGYMPEDRRLIPELTVRANIELPLEVAGLAGAERNRRVSGALDMIPELAPLIQRRGNQLSGGQQKLAALARAICQGQRLLLLDEPFEGVAPALVQRLVEVLRALRRQGPTILVTDSEGANLEGLCDRRFTIERGRVRLDDSLHHNPEALP; from the coding sequence ATGATCGAGACGCGCAAGCTTTGCGTGGCCTTCGGGCCCGTATCGATCCTGGAGCAGGTCGACCTGGATGCGCCCCCTGGCGCGGTGCTGGGCGTGGTCGGCCACAACGGCGCGGGCAAGACCACGCTGATGCGCACGCTGATCGGCGCGCTGCCGGCCGCCTCGGGCGAAGTCCGGCTCGACGGCATCGACGTCACCGGCTGGCCCAGCCGGCAGCGCGCGCGGCTGGGCATCGGCTACATGCCCGAAGACCGGCGGCTGATTCCCGAGCTGACGGTGCGCGCCAACATCGAGCTGCCGCTGGAAGTTGCCGGGCTCGCGGGCGCCGAGCGCAACCGCCGCGTGAGCGGCGCGCTCGACATGATCCCGGAGCTCGCACCGCTGATCCAGCGGCGCGGCAACCAGCTGTCCGGCGGGCAGCAGAAGCTGGCCGCGCTGGCACGCGCCATCTGCCAGGGCCAGCGCCTGCTGTTGCTCGACGAGCCCTTCGAGGGCGTTGCGCCGGCGCTCGTGCAGCGCCTGGTCGAAGTGCTGCGCGCCCTTCGGCGCCAGGGCCCGACCATCCTGGTCACCGACTCCGAGGGCGCGAACCTCGAGGGCCTGTGCGACCGGCGCTTCACCATCGAACGCGGCCGCGTGCGGCTGGACGACTCCCTCCATCACAACCCAGAGGCTCTTCCGTGA
- a CDS encoding ATP-binding cassette domain-containing protein, whose product MSSAPLLETRGLTVRFGAVVAVNKVSVRIDRGDVVGLIGTNGAGKTTFLNMVTGYLRPTGGEILLGGRSTLGRSPRELVAHGMARSFQVPQLFPAMTVREHLLFALALADGSAGGLLKPLHSAQRQARADEVLGRFGLQAIGERPVNLVPQGQRKLIDIAMALSLKPRLLLLDEPTSGVSSAEKMPLMEVVFDVIRASGVTVLFVEHDMDVVRRYVTRILAFRDGSMIADGAPGDVMRDAQVASAVLRGRAPAALAKAGAA is encoded by the coding sequence ATGAGCTCGGCACCGCTGCTCGAAACGCGCGGCCTCACCGTCCGCTTCGGTGCCGTCGTGGCCGTGAACAAGGTCAGCGTGCGCATCGACAGGGGCGATGTCGTGGGCCTGATCGGAACCAACGGCGCCGGCAAGACCACCTTCCTCAACATGGTGACCGGCTACCTGCGCCCGACCGGCGGCGAGATCCTGCTCGGGGGCCGCAGCACGCTGGGGCGCAGCCCGCGCGAACTCGTTGCGCACGGCATGGCGCGTTCGTTCCAGGTTCCGCAGCTCTTCCCCGCAATGACGGTGCGCGAGCACCTTCTCTTCGCCCTGGCGCTGGCCGACGGCTCCGCCGGCGGCCTGCTGAAACCGCTGCATTCCGCACAGCGCCAGGCGCGCGCCGACGAGGTGCTCGGGCGTTTCGGCCTGCAGGCCATCGGCGAGCGGCCGGTCAACCTTGTTCCCCAGGGGCAGCGCAAGCTGATCGATATCGCCATGGCCCTGTCGCTGAAGCCCAGGCTGCTGTTGCTCGACGAGCCCACCAGCGGCGTGTCCTCCGCCGAGAAGATGCCGTTGATGGAGGTCGTGTTCGACGTCATCCGCGCGAGCGGCGTCACCGTGCTCTTCGTGGAGCACGACATGGACGTGGTGCGCCGCTACGTGACGCGCATCCTCGCCTTCCGCGACGGATCGATGATTGCCGACGGCGCCCCCGGCGACGTCATGCGCGACGCGCAGGTGGCTTCCGCGGTGCTGCGCGGCAGGGCGCCCGCCGCCCTCGCAAAGGCAGGTGCCGCATGA
- a CDS encoding branched-chain amino acid ABC transporter permease gives MNSLRRTDASLLGLLAVLCAAAFIAPSWLMSLLAVALAKGLVALGLLLLLRAGLVPFGHALYYCLGGYVAGLGTPWLGIRDTLLLLALASLLSGAVAFAAGFLMRRYRGIFFAMLSMALSMILYGVLLKSQSLGSSDGFTVARASFFAMQTAGVGAIRSVYLLTAVVTLLAAWGVSRYLTTAMGHVGPAIRENEVRVEYLGCSPSRVIHREYTASGALAGGAGALVAILVGQVDPGMGFWMTSGEFVFIAILAGAGGIWGSLAAAFVLEGIHALAFEYAPQYWKFVLGATLLLLIVRFPSGLSSMLANRAGARS, from the coding sequence ATGAACTCCCTTCGCCGAACCGACGCATCCCTGCTCGGGCTGCTGGCCGTGCTGTGCGCAGCCGCCTTCATCGCACCGAGCTGGCTGATGAGCCTGCTGGCCGTGGCACTTGCCAAGGGGCTCGTCGCACTCGGGCTGCTGCTGCTGCTGCGCGCCGGGCTGGTGCCCTTCGGCCACGCGCTCTACTACTGCCTGGGCGGCTATGTCGCCGGCCTGGGCACGCCCTGGCTCGGCATCCGCGACACGCTGTTGCTGCTTGCGCTGGCCAGCCTGCTCTCTGGCGCGGTGGCCTTCGCCGCGGGCTTCCTGATGCGGCGCTACCGCGGCATCTTCTTCGCGATGCTGTCGATGGCGCTGTCGATGATCCTGTACGGCGTGCTGCTCAAGTCGCAGAGCCTGGGTTCGTCCGACGGCTTCACGGTGGCGCGTGCGTCCTTCTTCGCGATGCAGACCGCGGGCGTGGGCGCGATCCGCTCCGTCTACCTGCTCACGGCGGTGGTCACGCTGCTCGCGGCCTGGGGCGTTTCGCGCTACCTGACGACGGCCATGGGCCATGTCGGCCCCGCCATCCGCGAGAACGAGGTTCGCGTGGAATACCTCGGCTGTTCGCCCAGCCGCGTGATCCACAGGGAGTACACGGCCTCCGGTGCGCTGGCCGGCGGCGCGGGCGCGCTCGTCGCCATCCTGGTCGGCCAGGTCGACCCGGGCATGGGCTTCTGGATGACCTCCGGCGAGTTCGTGTTCATCGCGATCCTCGCCGGTGCGGGCGGCATCTGGGGATCGCTGGCCGCGGCCTTCGTGCTCGAAGGCATCCATGCGCTGGCCTTCGAGTACGCACCGCAATACTGGAAATTCGTGCTCGGTGCGACCCTGCTGCTGCTGATCGTTCGCTTCCCGAGCGGGCTGTCCAGCATGCTGGCGAATCGCGCGGGGGCCCGTTCATGA
- a CDS encoding IclR family transcriptional regulator, which translates to MNTKTTSDAGSLKRGVALLKLLATAGRKGLALTELAAKAQLPHPSAHRVLAQLIAENLAVHDALTRRYRLGPLAFELGVAGSTMHDIRDLCDGAMNSLAKETGDTVYLVVRSGFDAVCMHRREGEFPIRALVLEVGSRRPLGVGAGGLAILSAIEEEERMEIIERVAPTLPAFGKLTAQDLAEACIQTRAEGAAVIQNRVSLGVRAVGVAFRNSMSHAVGALSVAALTQRLNQRRTQQISEMLRKATQEVEVLLRKRSGP; encoded by the coding sequence ATGAACACGAAAACGACTTCCGATGCAGGCTCCCTCAAGCGGGGTGTCGCATTGCTCAAGCTGCTGGCCACAGCCGGCCGCAAGGGCCTGGCGCTGACCGAGCTGGCGGCCAAGGCGCAGTTGCCGCATCCCTCGGCGCACCGCGTGCTCGCGCAGCTGATTGCCGAGAACCTGGCCGTGCACGACGCATTGACGCGCCGCTACCGGCTCGGCCCGCTGGCCTTCGAACTCGGCGTGGCCGGGTCGACCATGCACGACATCCGCGACCTGTGCGATGGCGCGATGAATTCGCTCGCGAAGGAGACCGGCGACACGGTCTACCTGGTGGTGCGCAGCGGTTTCGACGCCGTGTGCATGCACCGGCGCGAAGGCGAGTTTCCGATCCGGGCGCTGGTGCTCGAGGTCGGCAGCCGGCGGCCGCTGGGCGTCGGCGCGGGCGGGCTTGCGATCCTCTCCGCGATCGAGGAGGAGGAGCGCATGGAAATCATCGAACGCGTGGCACCGACCCTGCCGGCCTTCGGCAAGCTGACGGCACAGGACCTGGCAGAGGCCTGCATCCAGACGCGCGCCGAAGGCGCCGCCGTGATCCAGAACCGCGTGAGCCTCGGCGTGCGCGCGGTGGGCGTCGCGTTCCGCAATTCGATGTCGCACGCGGTGGGCGCACTCAGCGTGGCCGCCTTGACCCAGCGCCTCAACCAGCGGCGCACGCAGCAGATCAGCGAGATGCTGCGCAAGGCGACGCAGGAGGTCGAAGTGCTCCTGCGCAAGCGCAGCGGGCCGTGA